A genomic region of Ignavibacteriota bacterium contains the following coding sequences:
- a CDS encoding glutamate--tRNA ligase, whose protein sequence is MTKEIRVRFAPSPTGYLHVGGLRTALYNYLFAKKNNGKFILRIEDTDQSRYVEGAVEKLIDSLNWVGLNYDEGPDVNGNFGPYFQSQRLEIYSSRVKKLLEENKAYYCFCTPERLTALKEEQQKLKLPQAKYDKHCLHLSANEIKEKLESGIPKVIRLNVEPNQSIKFTDIVRGIVEFNSDTIDDQILIKSDGFPTYHLANVVDDHLMEISHVIRGEEWLSSTPKHVLLYQHFGWDIPQFAHLPLLLNPDKSKLSKRQGDVAVEDYRDKGYLKEALVNFVALLGWNFGDDKEFYLIDEMIKKFSLERVNKAGAVFNVEKLNWLNGLHLRNKSNDELLQLFKIELQKSKYANINIADEKLISIIEAMKERVEFVKDFINSCTYFYEPPIDYDEAIIKKRWKEDSEKLLNEFSFGLSKVESPQKQDYEEILHKVAEQNNVGAGKIIHPLRLAVSGVGIGPGVFDLLYILGKDEVLKRIVNGIVEIPKFL, encoded by the coding sequence ATGACCAAAGAAATTAGAGTAAGATTTGCGCCGAGTCCAACCGGCTATTTACACGTTGGCGGATTAAGAACCGCGTTATATAATTATCTTTTCGCAAAAAAGAATAATGGTAAATTCATTTTAAGAATTGAGGACACGGATCAATCGCGCTATGTTGAAGGCGCGGTCGAAAAATTAATAGATTCTCTTAATTGGGTTGGATTGAATTATGATGAAGGTCCCGATGTAAATGGAAATTTTGGACCATATTTTCAATCTCAGAGATTAGAAATATATTCATCACGAGTTAAAAAGCTGCTTGAAGAAAATAAAGCGTATTATTGTTTTTGTACACCGGAAAGATTAACGGCATTAAAGGAAGAACAGCAAAAATTGAAATTGCCGCAAGCAAAATACGATAAGCATTGTCTTCATCTTTCCGCAAATGAAATTAAAGAAAAATTGGAAAGCGGAATTCCAAAAGTAATTCGCTTAAATGTCGAACCTAATCAATCAATTAAATTTACAGATATTGTAAGAGGAATTGTCGAATTCAATTCAGATACAATTGACGATCAAATATTAATTAAAAGTGATGGTTTTCCAACGTATCATTTGGCTAATGTCGTTGATGATCATTTAATGGAAATTTCACACGTTATACGCGGTGAAGAATGGCTTTCTTCAACTCCGAAACACGTTTTGCTTTATCAGCATTTCGGCTGGGATATTCCTCAGTTTGCTCATCTCCCTCTTTTATTAAATCCTGATAAAAGTAAATTAAGCAAACGTCAGGGTGATGTTGCTGTAGAGGATTACAGAGATAAAGGTTATTTAAAAGAAGCGTTGGTAAATTTTGTCGCATTATTAGGATGGAATTTCGGCGATGATAAAGAATTTTATTTAATCGATGAAATGATCAAAAAGTTTTCTTTGGAAAGAGTAAATAAAGCCGGTGCGGTTTTTAACGTAGAAAAATTAAACTGGCTTAACGGACTTCATTTAAGAAATAAAAGCAATGATGAGTTATTGCAATTATTTAAAATCGAATTACAAAAATCCAAATATGCAAATATCAACATCGCAGATGAAAAATTGATTTCTATTATTGAGGCGATGAAAGAAAGAGTGGAATTTGTTAAGGATTTTATAAACAGCTGCACTTATTTTTATGAACCGCCAATTGATTACGATGAAGCTATCATAAAAAAAAGATGGAAAGAAGATTCTGAAAAATTACTTAATGAATTTTCTTTTGGATTATCAAAAGTCGAAAGTCCTCAAAAACAAGATTATGAAGAAATTCTTCACAAAGTCGCGGAACAAAATAATGTTGGCGCCGGAAAAATTATTCATCCGTTAAGATTGGCAGTTTCCGGAGTGGGCATTGGTCCGGGAGTTTTTGATCTGCTGTATATTTTAGGAAAGGATGAAGTTTTAAAAAGAATTGTAAATGGAATTGTAGAAATTCCAAAATTTTTGTAA